The Neisseria yangbaofengii genome contains a region encoding:
- a CDS encoding Bax inhibitor-1 family protein, translating to MQNDVYDYTSTGSAVQKNTVLQKTYRLLGLSFIPAMAGAFVSSKTGFSIYSLLGSGWMATIAFFAFFYAMVFMIEKNRYSNTGVTLLMVLTFGMGVLISPLLQYVLGMSNGAQIVGIAAAMTAAVFFTMSATARRSNINMSSLGRFLTVGAVILMIAVVANLFMQVPSLSLTISAGFVLFSSLLIMFKVRQVIDGGEDSHISAALTIFISLYNIFSSLLHLLSALGSDD from the coding sequence ATGCAAAACGACGTTTACGACTACACCTCTACCGGCAGCGCGGTGCAGAAAAATACCGTGCTGCAAAAAACCTACCGCCTGCTGGGCTTGTCTTTTATTCCGGCCATGGCCGGTGCCTTCGTCAGCAGCAAAACGGGTTTCAGCATCTACAGCCTCCTTGGTAGCGGCTGGATGGCAACCATCGCCTTTTTTGCGTTTTTCTATGCCATGGTTTTCATGATTGAGAAAAACCGCTACAGCAACACCGGCGTGACCCTGCTGATGGTGCTCACTTTCGGCATGGGCGTATTGATCAGCCCGCTGCTGCAATACGTTTTGGGCATGTCTAACGGTGCTCAAATCGTCGGAATCGCCGCTGCAATGACCGCCGCCGTATTCTTCACCATGTCGGCCACGGCTCGTCGTTCTAACATCAACATGAGTTCGCTCGGCCGCTTTTTGACCGTCGGTGCAGTAATTTTGATGATTGCAGTGGTGGCCAACCTGTTTATGCAGGTTCCGTCTCTGAGCCTGACCATTTCTGCCGGTTTTGTACTGTTCAGCTCGCTGCTGATTATGTTCAAAGTACGCCAAGTGATTGACGGCGGCGAAGACAGCCACATCAGCGCGGCTTTGACCATCTTCATTTCTCTTTACAACATTTTCAGCAGCCTGCTGCATTTGTTGTCGGCATTGGGCAGTGATGATTAA
- a CDS encoding XRE family transcriptional regulator has translation MQILNHCAMDIMETIHTRIRQMRQQKGWTLQQLGDAVGVTAQAVKHWEDENSKVIPRAKRLEKIAEVLDVSPVWLQFGKDTLLPEHSPVAVQEYSQGSDTHHEIGFYDYKLSAGSGNFVWISNHKEDPLLFRQRWFAAKRLSPENLRGMYVRGDSMEPELKDWDTVLIDISDLDIADGEIYAFVFKEKFYIKRIRQTEDGLLLISSNPDYEPMAVGFDNADKFQLLGRMVWRGG, from the coding sequence TTGCAAATTTTAAACCACTGCGCGATGGACATTATGGAAACCATACATACCCGAATCCGCCAAATGAGACAGCAAAAAGGTTGGACATTACAGCAGCTCGGCGATGCGGTCGGTGTAACCGCACAAGCTGTCAAACATTGGGAAGATGAAAACAGCAAGGTTATTCCCCGTGCCAAAAGATTGGAAAAAATTGCCGAAGTATTAGATGTCAGTCCCGTGTGGCTGCAATTCGGCAAGGATACCCTTTTACCCGAACATTCGCCCGTAGCCGTACAAGAATACAGCCAGGGTTCCGACACCCATCACGAAATAGGTTTCTACGACTACAAATTATCGGCAGGCAGCGGAAATTTCGTCTGGATAAGCAACCACAAAGAAGATCCGCTGCTGTTCCGACAACGCTGGTTTGCAGCCAAACGGTTGAGCCCTGAAAATCTGCGCGGCATGTATGTGCGCGGCGACAGCATGGAGCCCGAACTCAAAGACTGGGATACCGTGTTAATCGATATTTCCGACTTGGATATTGCCGACGGAGAAATTTACGCATTTGTATTTAAAGAAAAGTTTTACATCAAACGCATCCGCCAAACCGAAGACGGCCTGCTGCTTATCAGCAGCAATCCGGATTACGAACCGATGGCCGTCGGTTTTGACAATGCCGATAAATTCCAACTGCTCGGAAGAATGGTCTGGCGCGGCGGATAG
- the coaD gene encoding pantetheine-phosphate adenylyltransferase, translating into MNTPSIRRAVYAGSFDPPTLGHVWMIREAQALFDELIVAIGVNPEKQNTYTIGERQAMLEAVTAEFPNVKITVFENRFLVHYAREVHAHFIVRGIRTAGDYEYERSMRYINSDLAPEISTVFLMPPREIAEVSSTMVKGLVGPEGWREMIRRYLPEDVYQKILSDHQQDG; encoded by the coding sequence ATGAACACCCCCTCCATCCGTCGCGCCGTATATGCCGGCAGTTTCGACCCGCCTACGCTCGGTCATGTTTGGATGATCCGCGAAGCGCAAGCCTTGTTTGACGAGCTGATTGTCGCCATCGGTGTCAATCCGGAAAAACAGAACACCTATACCATCGGAGAGCGGCAGGCGATGCTGGAAGCAGTGACCGCTGAATTTCCCAACGTCAAAATCACCGTGTTTGAAAACCGTTTTCTGGTGCATTACGCCCGTGAAGTCCATGCACACTTTATTGTACGCGGTATCCGTACTGCCGGCGACTACGAATACGAACGCTCGATGCGCTATATCAACAGCGATTTGGCACCGGAAATTTCCACCGTATTCCTGATGCCCCCGCGCGAAATCGCCGAAGTATCGTCCACCATGGTCAAAGGCTTAGTCGGCCCCGAAGGCTGGCGCGAGATGATTCGCCGCTATCTGCCGGAAGATGTGTATCAAAAAATCTTAAGCGATCATCAGCAAGACGGATAA
- a CDS encoding OmpH family outer membrane protein has protein sequence MKKLSTIIRLGGAALLGFGLMAQTAAAEAVQKLGFINTERVYLESKQAQGIQAKLEKEFSNRQKNLQKLQKEGADLEQRLADNRLQGQARDKLAKQWGEMVQRFRRERAELAEDYNLRRNEEFAALQQNANRVILELAKQEGYDVILQDVIYVNSKYDITDSVIKALNAR, from the coding sequence ATGAAAAAATTATCGACAATCATCCGCTTGGGCGGTGCTGCGCTATTGGGCTTCGGCCTGATGGCGCAAACGGCGGCAGCCGAAGCTGTACAGAAACTGGGCTTTATCAATACCGAGCGCGTGTATCTCGAATCCAAACAAGCGCAAGGCATTCAGGCTAAGCTGGAAAAAGAATTCAGCAATCGCCAAAAAAACCTTCAAAAGCTGCAAAAAGAAGGTGCGGACTTGGAGCAAAGGCTGGCCGACAACCGCCTGCAAGGCCAAGCACGTGACAAGCTTGCCAAGCAATGGGGCGAAATGGTACAGCGTTTCCGCCGCGAGCGGGCCGAATTGGCGGAAGACTACAATCTGCGCCGCAATGAAGAATTCGCCGCCTTGCAGCAAAACGCCAACCGCGTGATTCTCGAATTGGCCAAGCAAGAAGGCTATGACGTGATTTTGCAGGACGTGATTTACGTCAACAGCAAATACGACATCACCGACAGCGTGATTAAAGCGCTGAATGCACGATAA
- the lpxB gene encoding lipid-A-disaccharide synthase — MKTNLTIAICVGEASGDLLGAHLIRALKLRCPDAEFIGIGGERMKAEGFESLYDQEKLAVRGFVEVVKRLPEILKIRNGIVNDLIRIKPDVFVGIDAPDFNLGVAEKLKAAGIPTVHYVSPSVWAWRRGRVNKIVHQVNKVLCLFPMEPQLYLEAGGQAAFVGHPMAQTMPLEADRQAARVQLGLPSEIPVFALMPGSRVSEIDYMAPIFFQTALLLLEKYPQAQFVLPVATAATRSRLAEMLAQAEFAHLPLTLVDKQSDVVCTAADVVLVTSGTATLEVALCKRPMVISYKISPLTYAYVKRKVNVPHVGLPNILLNKEAVPELLQHDATPGKLAAAVAHWYEHPAAVAQLKQDFRALHELLKKDTAALAAEAVLSEVKAV, encoded by the coding sequence ATGAAAACAAACCTTACCATTGCCATCTGCGTCGGCGAGGCTTCGGGCGATTTGCTTGGGGCGCATTTAATCCGTGCTTTGAAACTGCGTTGTCCTGACGCGGAATTTATCGGTATCGGCGGCGAACGCATGAAGGCGGAGGGCTTTGAGAGCCTGTATGACCAAGAAAAGCTGGCGGTGCGCGGTTTTGTCGAAGTGGTGAAACGCTTGCCGGAAATTTTGAAAATCCGCAACGGCATTGTGAACGATTTAATCCGCATCAAGCCTGATGTGTTCGTGGGTATTGATGCGCCGGATTTTAATTTGGGCGTGGCGGAGAAGCTTAAGGCAGCAGGGATTCCGACCGTGCATTATGTCAGCCCGTCGGTGTGGGCGTGGCGGCGCGGGCGGGTGAATAAAATTGTGCATCAGGTGAACAAGGTATTGTGTCTGTTCCCGATGGAGCCGCAGCTTTATCTGGAAGCGGGCGGACAGGCAGCGTTTGTCGGGCATCCGATGGCGCAAACCATGCCGCTGGAAGCCGACCGGCAAGCGGCGCGGGTGCAATTGGGTTTGCCGTCTGAAATTCCTGTGTTTGCCTTAATGCCGGGCAGCCGCGTGAGCGAAATCGATTATATGGCGCCGATATTTTTTCAGACGGCCTTATTGCTGCTGGAAAAATATCCGCAGGCGCAGTTTGTATTGCCCGTTGCTACCGCTGCCACGCGCAGCCGTTTGGCGGAAATGTTGGCGCAAGCCGAGTTTGCCCATCTGCCTTTGACCTTGGTGGACAAGCAATCCGATGTGGTGTGTACCGCTGCCGATGTGGTGTTGGTGACGAGCGGCACGGCCACGCTGGAAGTCGCCTTGTGCAAGCGGCCGATGGTGATCAGCTACAAGATTTCTCCGCTGACTTATGCATACGTGAAGCGTAAGGTCAACGTACCCCATGTCGGGCTGCCGAATATTTTGCTGAACAAAGAAGCCGTACCGGAATTGCTGCAACACGATGCCACGCCGGGGAAACTGGCTGCGGCGGTGGCGCATTGGTACGAACATCCGGCAGCGGTGGCGCAATTAAAACAGGATTTCCGTGCCTTGCATGAGTTGTTGAAAAAAGATACTGCCGCTCTGGCAGCAGAAGCAGTGTTGTCTGAAGTGAAGGCCGTCTGA
- a CDS encoding helix-turn-helix domain-containing protein, with the protein MSKYNLHFKYRAVLHYHQVHSQQRTAEHFNVSRTHLRRWIAAYRQGGIAALQHPQAAFMKTKRKNPFIADKPDHEKTRAELIEELRYMRAENDYLKHMKALNEKNAAKAAKPFKR; encoded by the coding sequence ATGTCCAAATATAACCTACACTTCAAATACCGAGCCGTACTCCATTATCACCAAGTGCACAGCCAACAGCGCACCGCAGAGCACTTCAACGTCTCGCGCACCCACCTGCGCCGTTGGATAGCCGCCTATCGCCAAGGCGGTATCGCCGCACTTCAACACCCGCAGGCTGCGTTTATGAAGACCAAACGCAAAAACCCGTTTATCGCCGACAAACCCGACCACGAAAAAACCCGGGCGGAACTGATTGAAGAGTTACGTTACATGAGGGCGGAGAACGACTACCTAAAGCACATGAAAGCCCTCAACGAAAAGAACGCCGCCAAAGCTGCGAAACCGTTCAAACGTTGA
- the fabZ gene encoding 3-hydroxyacyl-ACP dehydratase FabZ: protein MDFMLPIEAKDIQKLIPHRYPFLQLDRITAYEPMKCLTAIKNVTMNEPQFQGHFPDLPVMPGVLIIEAMAQACGTLAILSEGGRKDNEFFFFAGIDNARFKRQVIPGDQLVFEVELITSKRGIGKFNAVAKVDGQVAVEAEIMCAKRVV from the coding sequence ATGGACTTCATGTTACCGATTGAAGCAAAAGACATTCAAAAACTGATTCCGCACCGCTACCCGTTTTTACAGCTTGACCGCATTACTGCCTATGAGCCGATGAAATGCCTGACCGCGATTAAAAACGTCACCATGAACGAGCCGCAGTTCCAAGGCCATTTCCCTGATTTGCCGGTGATGCCGGGCGTGCTGATTATCGAAGCTATGGCGCAAGCCTGTGGTACGTTGGCCATTTTGAGCGAAGGCGGTCGCAAAGACAACGAATTTTTCTTCTTCGCCGGCATCGACAACGCCCGTTTCAAACGCCAAGTCATTCCGGGCGACCAACTGGTGTTTGAAGTCGAACTCATCACCAGCAAACGCGGCATCGGCAAATTCAACGCTGTGGCCAAAGTTGACGGCCAAGTGGCGGTGGAAGCCGAAATCATGTGTGCCAAGCGCGTGGTATAA
- a CDS encoding IS3 family transposase, translated as MRAKHPLKYLLHSAGIPKSSFHYHIGKADPDAAAKTAVSEVYRRHKGRYGHRRIAAVLSWNKKKVQRIMGLLGLKAKVRSKKAYRPQVIGEASDNILNREFTAGKPADKWLTDVTEFKCTDGKLYLSPISDVFNREIAAYSLSRKANSKMVAQMLDKAFGRLKGQTPLLHSDQGVLYRTGAYRAKLAGKGMVQSMSRKGNCRDNAPMERFFGTLKEESFYQEGALSVAELTEVIDDYIRYYNHERISLNLKKPSPVGYRTRLEKAV; from the coding sequence TTGAGAGCGAAGCACCCGCTGAAATATCTGCTGCACAGTGCCGGCATTCCCAAAAGCAGCTTTCATTACCATATCGGCAAAGCCGATCCCGATGCGGCGGCCAAAACCGCAGTAAGTGAAGTCTATCGCCGACACAAAGGCCGCTACGGTCATCGGCGGATTGCCGCCGTATTGTCATGGAACAAAAAGAAAGTGCAGCGCATTATGGGTTTGTTGGGACTGAAAGCCAAAGTCCGCAGCAAAAAAGCCTACCGTCCGCAGGTAATAGGAGAGGCTTCGGATAATATTCTTAATCGTGAATTTACTGCCGGCAAACCGGCAGACAAATGGCTGACCGATGTGACGGAGTTCAAATGCACAGACGGGAAGCTGTACTTATCGCCGATATCGGATGTGTTTAATCGGGAGATTGCGGCCTATTCTTTAAGCCGCAAAGCAAACAGTAAAATGGTGGCGCAAATGTTGGATAAAGCATTTGGCCGTCTGAAAGGCCAAACGCCGCTGCTGCATTCCGACCAGGGTGTGCTTTACCGCACCGGGGCTTATCGGGCGAAACTGGCTGGGAAAGGAATGGTGCAAAGCATGTCGCGCAAAGGAAATTGCCGGGACAATGCGCCGATGGAGCGTTTCTTCGGTACATTAAAAGAAGAGAGCTTCTATCAGGAAGGTGCGTTGTCGGTGGCAGAGCTGACAGAGGTAATAGATGATTACATACGTTACTACAATCATGAGCGGATTAGTTTAAACTTAAAAAAGCCGAGTCCTGTCGGCTACAGAACCCGGCTTGAAAAGGCTGTTTGA
- the lpxA gene encoding acyl-ACP--UDP-N-acetylglucosamine O-acyltransferase, with amino-acid sequence MSLIHPTAIIDPKARLDSSVKVGPYTVIGPNVQIGANTEIGSHVVINGHTTIGENNRIFQFASLGEIPQDKKYRDEPTRLIIGNGNTIREFTTFNLGTVTGIGETRIGDDNWIMAYCHLAHDCVVGNHTIFANNASLAGHVTIGDYVILGGYTLVFQFCRIGDYAMTAFAAGVHKDVPPYFMAAGYRAEPAGLNSEGMRRNGFTAEQIASVKDVYKTIYHRGIPFEEAKADILKRAETQSELAVFKDFFAESTRGIIR; translated from the coding sequence ATGTCTCTCATCCACCCGACCGCCATCATCGACCCCAAAGCCCGGCTCGATTCCAGCGTGAAAGTAGGGCCTTACACCGTTATCGGCCCGAACGTGCAAATCGGCGCGAACACCGAAATCGGTTCGCACGTCGTGATTAACGGTCACACCACCATCGGCGAAAACAACCGCATTTTCCAATTTGCCAGCTTGGGCGAAATCCCGCAGGACAAAAAATACCGCGACGAGCCGACCCGCCTGATTATCGGCAACGGCAACACCATCCGCGAATTCACCACCTTCAACCTCGGTACCGTGACCGGCATCGGCGAAACCCGTATCGGCGACGACAACTGGATTATGGCCTACTGCCACTTGGCGCACGACTGCGTTGTCGGCAACCACACCATTTTCGCCAACAACGCGAGTTTGGCCGGACACGTCACCATCGGCGATTATGTGATACTCGGCGGCTACACGCTGGTGTTCCAATTCTGTCGCATCGGCGACTATGCCATGACCGCGTTTGCTGCCGGCGTGCATAAAGACGTACCGCCATACTTCATGGCCGCAGGCTACCGCGCCGAACCTGCGGGCTTGAACAGCGAAGGCATGCGTCGCAACGGCTTCACCGCCGAACAAATTGCCAGCGTGAAAGACGTATACAAAACCATTTACCATCGTGGTATTCCGTTTGAAGAGGCTAAAGCCGACATCTTGAAACGCGCCGAAACCCAATCCGAATTGGCCGTGTTTAAAGACTTTTTCGCCGAATCCACGCGCGGCATTATCCGTTGA
- a CDS encoding prenyltransferase yields MFRPAVWGGEYLHTGRLNADSWLSTSAMGLWHTIVLNLNNMRGIEYDWAVGKRTLAVRLGLPRAKHCHRALAFIAAICRSVWLAQYFHGFSWPVLQVFMLTATFVHLNLLDNTPSSLKPGKLLPQWGMTGLAFSVCMPSEFITKSANYC; encoded by the coding sequence ATTTTTCGGCCGGCCGTTTGGGGTGGCGAATATCTGCACACAGGCCGTCTGAACGCCGATTCGTGGCTGTCCACCAGTGCAATGGGTTTGTGGCACACCATAGTGCTGAATCTGAATAATATGCGCGGCATCGAATATGATTGGGCTGTCGGCAAACGTACATTGGCCGTGCGTTTGGGTTTGCCCCGCGCCAAACATTGCCATAGGGCATTGGCCTTCATCGCAGCAATTTGCCGGAGCGTGTGGCTGGCTCAGTATTTCCACGGCTTTTCGTGGCCGGTTTTACAAGTCTTTATGCTCACGGCAACGTTTGTTCACTTGAATTTATTGGACAATACACCATCTTCTCTCAAGCCGGGCAAACTGCTGCCGCAATGGGGCATGACGGGTTTGGCATTCTCTGTTTGCATGCCGAGCGAATTTATTACAAAGTCAGCCAATTACTGTTAA
- the lpxD gene encoding UDP-3-O-(3-hydroxymyristoyl)glucosamine N-acyltransferase, which translates to MTSQTYTLSRIVAELGGEWRGDDIAIQAVRPLTEAQAEHISFLANPKYKADVHDSHAGAIIVSAKSADEFSGRNLIVAADPYLYFAKVARLFSPVVKATGGVHPTAVIEPSAIVPTSCEIGANVYIGANTVLGENCRILANAVVEHDCTLGEETVIHPNAVIYYGCTLGKRVEIHSGAVIGADGFGLAFAGDSWFKIPQTGGVTLGDDVEIGSNTNIDRGAMSDTTVGTGTKIDNQIQIGHNCKIGSHTVIAAKTGISGSVTVGNYCIIGGGVGTVGHIEIADKTNIGGGTSLTHSITEQGQHIAGIFPDMPYKEWVRNGVHIRHLNDMHKRLKQLEKTLGTDNPIQTDSEK; encoded by the coding sequence ATGACTTCACAAACTTATACTCTTTCCCGAATCGTGGCCGAACTCGGCGGCGAATGGCGTGGCGACGATATTGCCATCCAAGCCGTGCGCCCATTGACTGAAGCGCAGGCCGAACACATCAGCTTTTTGGCCAACCCGAAATACAAAGCCGATGTGCACGACAGCCACGCCGGTGCGATTATTGTGTCAGCCAAGTCTGCCGATGAATTCAGCGGTCGCAACCTGATTGTTGCCGCCGATCCTTATCTTTATTTCGCCAAAGTGGCGCGCCTGTTTTCACCCGTCGTGAAAGCCACCGGCGGCGTGCATCCGACTGCTGTGATCGAGCCGAGCGCGATTGTGCCGACCAGCTGCGAAATCGGTGCCAACGTCTATATCGGCGCGAATACCGTTTTGGGCGAAAACTGCCGTATCCTGGCCAATGCCGTCGTCGAACATGACTGCACCTTGGGCGAAGAAACTGTCATTCACCCTAACGCCGTGATTTACTACGGCTGTACCTTGGGCAAGCGCGTGGAAATCCATTCCGGTGCGGTCATCGGCGCCGACGGCTTCGGCCTGGCCTTTGCCGGTGATTCGTGGTTTAAAATTCCGCAAACCGGCGGTGTGACCTTGGGCGATGATGTCGAAATCGGCTCCAATACCAACATCGACCGAGGTGCCATGAGCGACACCACCGTCGGCACCGGCACCAAAATTGACAACCAAATCCAAATCGGCCACAACTGCAAAATCGGTTCGCATACTGTGATTGCCGCCAAAACAGGTATTTCCGGCAGCGTGACCGTCGGCAATTACTGCATCATCGGCGGCGGTGTCGGCACCGTTGGCCATATTGAAATCGCCGACAAAACCAACATCGGTGGCGGCACCAGCCTGACCCACAGCATTACCGAACAGGGGCAGCACATTGCCGGCATCTTCCCCGATATGCCGTATAAAGAATGGGTGCGCAACGGCGTACACATCCGTCATCTGAATGACATGCACAAGCGTCTCAAACAGCTGGAAAAAACGCTCGGCACCGATAACCCAATCCAAACCGATTCTGAAAAATAA
- a CDS encoding oxidative damage protection protein, whose translation MTRMVHCVKLGREAEGMKFPPLPNELGKRIFENVSQEAWQAWTRHQTMLINENRLSLADPRAREYLAQQMEQYFFGDGADQVQGYVPQEPA comes from the coding sequence ATGACCCGCATGGTACATTGCGTCAAACTCGGCCGCGAAGCCGAAGGCATGAAATTTCCGCCGCTGCCGAACGAATTGGGCAAGCGCATTTTTGAAAACGTATCACAAGAAGCATGGCAGGCTTGGACGCGCCACCAAACCATGCTCATCAACGAAAACCGCTTGAGCTTGGCCGACCCGCGCGCGCGCGAATATCTGGCACAGCAGATGGAACAATACTTCTTCGGCGACGGTGCCGACCAAGTACAAGGTTATGTGCCGCAAGAACCGGCTTAA